The stretch of DNA CGAAGCTTGTAGGTAGCATAAACTCCTAGTGCCACCACAAGAACTGCTGCACCCATATATATCATCTTTTGTTTATCTTCTTCATTGAACCTTTTAGCTAGACCAGTCACAGCTTCAGAAGCAGAAGCAGTCACTTGCTTAATTCTAGACCTTGTTGATTCAGGCAAGGCCTTTTCATCACTCTTGTCTCCAACATCATTGCCAATTTTACCATTCATTTTATCTTCAAATGTTCTCAacccttttctttcttctttcatttcctCATCCTTTTCATGTGCCTTTCCTGATTCCAATCCCTTCTTGGAATGCTCTTCTTCACTTTCACTTTCTTCCTTTCCAATAGCCTTTTGCTTTTCCTCTCCCTGAAGCTTGTCATTAGTTGAAAAGGTATCCTTTGGGGGAGTTTCCTCTTGACCCTTGTGAGGCATAGATTCCTTTGTATGTTCTTCTGGGGTTAAAGTTGATCCATCATGATCAACTTTTTGGGGGGTTCCTTCTTGATCCTCTTCAGACTTGTACTCTTCTGTGTCCTTTCTTGGGGTTGAACTCTCTTGATCAACTGGTTTTTCGCTTTTAACTTGGGTTGTTGCAGCTTGTTCTTCAATTTCCCCTTGATCCTCTTGATGCATAGCCTCTTCTTGTGTGGCATTTGGTGGAGTTGAAGTCTCATGATCAATCTCTTCTTCATTCTCATTTTTTGATTTGGTTTTATCTTGGTTATCATCTGCAGGAGTAGAAGCATCTTGGTTTTCATCCACAGGGTTTGCTTCTGTTTCTTGTTGTGGTTCTTTAGGAGATTCCTGTGTCTCCTTTTTAGGGACTTTATGTGGAATAGTTGGTATTATTATGATGACGGTTTTTCCATCAACCTTTCCCTTAATCTTGTTCATGTCACAATATTCTGGAACTTGATACAATGTATTGAAACGGACCCTTATATTGTTTCCAAGAGATCGTTCACCATGAACTCTAACTCTTGTAAAACCGTATTCAACCTTCGCACCCACATGCTCACGTGCAAAACCTGTATCATGGGAAACCACATGCACATGGTTACAAAAATGGAAAATCTTCAACTCAAACTCCaacaatgaagaagaaagaaataatatatatatatatatatatatatatatatatatatatatatatatatatatatatagatataataaatgatcacccacataatttttttttctactgtCTTAACAAAATAACAATTCCGAGATAAGAACCATAGAAATCCAGCTCTAATGAACTATAAACtaatacacaaaaaaaaagactaaaatatccgaaaatcttaaatcaattcgtttataactttttttatttatat from Vigna unguiculata cultivar IT97K-499-35 chromosome 8, ASM411807v1, whole genome shotgun sequence encodes:
- the LOC114195262 gene encoding protein RESTRICTED TEV MOVEMENT 2-like, with translation MSIYQDLEAKYDTEETPESIILRVHLPDGFAREHVGAKVEYGFTRVRVHGERSLGNNIRVRFNTLYQVPEYCDMNKIKGKVDGKTVIIIIPTIPHKVPKKETQESPKEPQQETEANPVDENQDASTPADDNQDKTKSKNENEEEIDHETSTPPNATQEEAMHQEDQGEIEEQAATTQVKSEKPVDQESSTPRKDTEEYKSEEDQEGTPQKVDHDGSTLTPEEHTKESMPHKGQEETPPKDTFSTNDKLQGEEKQKAIGKEESESEEEHSKKGLESGKAHEKDEEMKEERKGLRTFEDKMNGKIGNDVGDKSDEKALPESTRSRIKQVTASASEAVTGLAKRFNEEDKQKMIYMGAAVLVVALGVYATYKLRLRRP